Proteins encoded within one genomic window of Paramisgurnus dabryanus chromosome 11, PD_genome_1.1, whole genome shotgun sequence:
- the elovl8b gene encoding ELOVL fatty acid elongase 8b — translation MDSAWERVKHANRWILENGDKRTDPWLLVYSPVPVICIFACYLGVVWIGPKLMKNREPVNLKAVLIVYNFSMVALSFYMFREFLVTSWLANYSYLCQPVDYSRSPLGMRMASVCWWFFFSKVIELTDTVFFILRKKNNQLTFLHVYHHGTMIFNWWAGVKYLAGGQSFFIGLLNTFVHIVMYSYYGLAALGPHMQKYLWWKRYLTSLQLVQFVFLTVHTGYNLFAECDFPDSMNAFVFAYCISLIMLFSNFYYQSYITRKTKKS, via the exons ATGGATTCAGCATGGGAGAGGGTGAAACACGCAAATCGTTGGATTTTGGAGAATGGGG ATAAACGGACAGATCCATGGCTTTTAGTCTACTCTCCTGTACCAGTCATTTGTATATTTGCCTGCTATCTTGGTGTTGTTTGGATCGGACCCAAACTTATGAAAAACAGGGAACCAGTCAACCTAAAGGCAGTGCTTATTGTGTACAATTTTTCTATGGTTGCTTTGTCTTTTTATATGTTTCGTGAG TTCTTGGTCACATCTTGGCTGGCAAACTACAGTTATCTCTGTCAGCCTGTGGACTACAGCCGCAGTCCATTAGGAATGAGG ATGGCAAGTGTATGCTGGTGGTTTTTCTTCTCTAAAGTCATTGAACTTACTGATACG GTGTTTTTCATCTTAAGAAAAAAGAACAACCAGCTCACATTTCTACATGTGTATCATCATGGGACGATGATCTTTAACTGGTGGGCAGGAGTTAAATATCTGGCTGGAGGTCAAT CATTTTTCATCGGCCTGCTGAACACTTTTGTTCATATCGTGATGTATTCGTACTACGGCCTTGCTGCCCTTGGACCTCACATGCAGAAATATTTATGGTGGAAGCGCTACCTTACCTCACTGCAGCTG GTCCAGTTTGTCTTTCTGACTGTTCACACCGGCTACAACCTTTTTGCTGAATGTGACTTCCCAGACTCTATGAATGCATTTGTGTTTGCATACTGCATTAGCCTCATCATGCTTTTTAGCAACTTTTATTATCAAAGCTACATAACCAGGAAAACCAAGAAGTCTTAA